The following are encoded in a window of Paraburkholderia sp. HP33-1 genomic DNA:
- the fliF gene encoding flagellar basal-body MS-ring/collar protein FliF has translation MDSSANSLINPDARMGLAGAQPAAGQAGSGQAGAADLGGLGGLGGIGGNFGQRLSGLAQMRGNPRAPLVFAIALLVAVIAGLFLWSRAPDYKVLYSNLSDRDGGSIIAALQQANIPYKLSDSGGAILVPAEQVHEMRLRLASQGLPKSGSVGFELMDNQKFGISQFDEQINYQRALEGELERTIESISSVKSARVHLAIPKPSVFVRDKEPPSAAVLVNLYPGRVLDEGQVVAITHMVASAVPEMPVRGVTILDQDGNLLTQPSNGSGLDATQLKFRQQIERNTQQRIDTILAPLFGAGNARSQVSADIDFSHSEQTSENYGPNGNPQQAAIRSQQQSSATEMSQGGASGVPGALSNQPPQPASAPIVAGNGASSVTTTPISDHKDSTTNYELDKTVRHVDQPMGGIRRLSVAVVVNYLRVVDAKGHVTMQPVSADKLTQITQLVKDAMGFDASRGDSVNVVNSAFTTDLDPNADIPWWRTPDMLALYKQIATYLGIGAVALFLYFVMVKPALRRAFPPPAEPVPALMSPDEPVLLDGIPAEERDGAIVEIETDSETLALENAKHKYERNLEFARSIARQDPKIVATVVKNWVSDER, from the coding sequence ATGGATTCGTCAGCCAATTCTTTGATCAACCCCGACGCCCGCATGGGCCTCGCCGGCGCGCAGCCCGCGGCCGGTCAGGCCGGAAGCGGCCAGGCCGGCGCGGCCGACCTCGGCGGCCTCGGCGGCCTGGGAGGTATTGGCGGCAATTTCGGCCAGCGTCTGTCCGGACTCGCGCAGATGCGCGGCAACCCGCGCGCGCCGCTCGTGTTCGCGATCGCGCTGCTGGTGGCGGTCATCGCGGGCCTGTTCCTGTGGTCGCGCGCGCCCGACTACAAGGTGCTCTACAGCAATCTGTCCGACCGCGACGGCGGCTCGATCATCGCCGCGCTGCAGCAGGCCAATATTCCGTACAAGCTGTCGGACAGCGGCGGCGCCATCCTCGTGCCGGCCGAGCAGGTTCATGAGATGCGCCTGCGCCTCGCGTCGCAGGGTCTTCCCAAGAGCGGCTCGGTCGGCTTCGAGCTGATGGACAACCAGAAATTCGGCATCAGCCAGTTCGACGAGCAGATCAACTATCAGCGCGCGCTCGAAGGTGAACTCGAACGCACGATCGAATCGATCTCGAGCGTCAAATCCGCGCGCGTGCACCTTGCGATTCCGAAGCCGAGCGTGTTCGTGCGCGACAAGGAACCGCCGTCGGCGGCGGTGCTCGTCAACCTGTACCCGGGCCGCGTGCTCGACGAAGGCCAGGTCGTCGCGATCACGCACATGGTGGCGTCGGCGGTGCCGGAAATGCCGGTGCGCGGCGTAACGATCCTCGACCAGGACGGCAACCTGCTCACGCAGCCGAGCAACGGCAGCGGGCTCGATGCCACCCAACTGAAGTTCCGCCAGCAGATCGAGCGCAACACGCAGCAGCGCATCGACACGATCCTCGCTCCCCTCTTCGGTGCCGGCAACGCGCGCTCGCAGGTCAGCGCGGACATCGACTTCTCGCACAGCGAGCAGACCTCCGAGAACTACGGTCCGAACGGCAATCCGCAACAGGCCGCGATCCGCAGCCAGCAGCAAAGCAGCGCCACCGAGATGTCGCAGGGCGGCGCCTCGGGCGTGCCGGGCGCGCTGTCGAACCAGCCGCCGCAACCGGCGTCCGCGCCGATCGTGGCCGGCAACGGCGCGAGCTCGGTCACCACGACGCCGATCAGCGATCACAAGGATTCGACCACCAACTACGAGCTCGACAAGACCGTGCGCCACGTCGACCAGCCGATGGGCGGCATCCGCCGGCTGTCAGTCGCGGTGGTCGTCAACTATCTGCGGGTCGTCGATGCGAAGGGTCACGTCACGATGCAGCCGGTCAGCGCCGACAAGCTCACGCAGATCACGCAGCTCGTGAAGGACGCGATGGGCTTCGACGCGTCGCGCGGTGACTCGGTCAACGTCGTCAACAGCGCGTTCACCACCGATCTCGACCCGAACGCCGACATTCCGTGGTGGCGCACGCCGGACATGCTCGCGCTCTACAAGCAGATCGCGACCTACCTCGGCATCGGCGCGGTCGCCCTGTTCCTCTATTTCGTGATGGTGAAGCCGGCGCTGCGCCGCGCGTTCCCGCCGCCGGCCGAGCCGGTTCCCGCGCTCATGTCGCCCGACGAACCGGTCTTGCTCGACGGCATCCCGGCCGAGGAACGCGATGGCGCGATCGTCGAGATCGAAACGGACAGCGAGACGCTCGCGCTCGAAAACGCGAAGCACAAATATGAGCGGAACCTCGAATTCGCGCGCAGCATCGCGCGACAGGATCCGAAGATCGTAGCAACCGTCGTCAAGAACTGGGTGTCCGATGAGCGCTGA
- the fliS gene encoding flagellar export chaperone FliS, protein MFSPGHAGANAYARVGIETSVMGASPHRLTVLLYQGARQAIAQSRMHLQQGNVAERGMAISKAMRIIESGLQQSLNLEVGGEVASRLNALYSYMTRRLLEANINQSEAMLVEVDGLLATLEEAWIGIAPEIARMAAQPAAESLR, encoded by the coding sequence ATGTTTTCCCCGGGTCACGCTGGAGCCAACGCGTACGCGCGTGTCGGCATCGAGACATCCGTGATGGGCGCGAGTCCGCATCGTCTCACCGTGTTGCTGTACCAGGGCGCACGGCAGGCTATCGCACAGAGCCGCATGCATTTGCAGCAGGGCAACGTGGCCGAACGCGGCATGGCGATCAGCAAGGCCATGCGGATCATCGAAAGCGGGCTGCAGCAGTCGCTCAACCTTGAGGTGGGCGGCGAAGTCGCCAGCCGGCTGAATGCGTTGTACAGCTATATGACGCGTCGGCTGCTTGAAGCCAATATCAATCAGAGCGAGGCGATGCTCGTGGAAGTGGACGGTCTGCTCGCGACGCTCGAAGAGGCATGGATCGGGATAGCCCCGGAGATCGCGCGGATGGCAGCCCAGCCAGCCGCGGAAAGCCTGAGATGA
- the fliN gene encoding flagellar motor switch protein FliN, translating to MSDLNAKPETDLAAAEQLAAGAPSAAEDEAAMDDWASALAEQNGNDEINPAAGAVFQPLSKVEPTSTHNDIDMILDIPVQMTVELGRTKIAIRNLLQLAQGSVVELDGMAGEPMDVLVNGCLIAQGEVVVVNDKFGIRLTDIITPSERIRKLNR from the coding sequence ATGAGTGACCTGAACGCAAAGCCCGAGACCGATCTCGCGGCAGCCGAGCAACTCGCCGCCGGCGCACCGTCCGCCGCGGAAGACGAGGCAGCGATGGACGACTGGGCAAGCGCGCTCGCCGAGCAGAACGGCAACGACGAAATCAACCCTGCCGCGGGCGCCGTGTTCCAGCCGCTGTCAAAGGTCGAGCCGACCTCGACGCACAACGACATCGACATGATCCTGGACATTCCCGTCCAGATGACGGTCGAACTCGGCCGCACCAAGATCGCGATCCGCAACCTGCTGCAGCTCGCGCAGGGTTCGGTGGTGGAACTGGACGGCATGGCCGGCGAGCCGATGGACGTGCTGGTCAACGGCTGTCTGATCGCGCAGGGCGAAGTGGTCGTCGTCAACGACAAGTTCGGTATCCGGCTGACCGACATCATCACGCCGTCCGAACGCATCCGGAAACTCAATCGATGA
- the fliH gene encoding flagellar assembly protein FliH, which yields MSDPNAPAKESLSAYQRWEMASFDPAPPPPPPAEPEFDERAFEAELERRRDAAHAQGVASGHVAGQALGYQAGYDQGHAQGFAQGQAEAREEAARLAALAETFKTALDGAQHAISETLIALALDIAQQVVRQHVQHDPTALIAAAREVLAAEPALAGAPALVVSPADLPVVEAYLLEELQTRGWTVRTDAAVERGGCRAQAGTGEVDAGIDTRWQRVAAALGKVSTW from the coding sequence ATGTCTGATCCGAACGCCCCGGCAAAGGAGAGCCTCTCGGCCTACCAGCGCTGGGAGATGGCGTCGTTCGACCCGGCCCCGCCGCCGCCCCCGCCAGCCGAACCCGAATTCGATGAACGCGCGTTCGAGGCCGAACTCGAGCGCCGCCGCGATGCCGCGCATGCGCAGGGTGTCGCGTCCGGTCATGTGGCCGGCCAGGCGCTCGGCTATCAGGCGGGCTACGACCAGGGGCACGCGCAGGGGTTTGCGCAGGGCCAGGCCGAGGCGCGCGAAGAAGCGGCGCGGCTCGCCGCGCTCGCCGAAACGTTCAAGACCGCGCTCGATGGCGCGCAGCACGCGATCTCCGAAACGCTGATCGCACTCGCGCTCGACATCGCGCAGCAGGTCGTGCGCCAGCACGTGCAGCACGACCCGACCGCGCTGATCGCGGCCGCGCGCGAAGTGCTCGCGGCCGAGCCCGCGCTCGCCGGCGCGCCGGCGCTGGTCGTGAGTCCCGCCGATCTGCCGGTCGTCGAGGCGTATCTGCTCGAAGAATTGCAAACGCGCGGCTGGACTGTGCGCACCGATGCGGCGGTCGAGCGCGGCGGTTGCCGCGCGCAGGCCGGCACCGGCGAGGTCGACGCGGGCATCGACACGCGCTGGCAGCGCGTCGCAGCCGCGCTCGGCAAGGTGAGCACGTGGTGA
- the fliL gene encoding flagellar basal body-associated protein FliL: protein MATTTAPQQAAPASPGPMKRIILIVLIALIAAGAAGAGVWFFMSKRAPVAASAEAAPAPPAAPLFFPLESMTVNLQSDDGQQHFLRIGLTLKLGDAATQQVLTDHMPEVRSRILLALSNKHPDELAPLEGKRALAEELKTLISEPTDRGAAPIRVQDVLFTEFVVQ, encoded by the coding sequence ATGGCAACCACGACCGCCCCGCAACAAGCCGCGCCCGCCTCGCCGGGCCCCATGAAGCGCATCATCCTGATCGTCCTCATTGCGCTGATCGCCGCGGGCGCTGCCGGAGCAGGCGTGTGGTTCTTCATGTCCAAGCGCGCGCCCGTCGCCGCATCCGCCGAAGCCGCGCCGGCGCCGCCCGCCGCGCCGCTCTTTTTCCCGCTCGAATCGATGACCGTCAACCTGCAATCGGACGACGGCCAACAACACTTCCTGCGCATCGGCCTCACGCTGAAACTCGGCGACGCCGCTACCCAGCAGGTGCTCACCGATCACATGCCGGAAGTGCGCAGCCGCATCCTGCTCGCGCTGTCGAACAAGCATCCGGACGAGCTCGCGCCGCTCGAAGGCAAGCGCGCGCTCGCCGAAGAGCTGAAGACGCTGATCAGCGAACCGACCGACAGGGGTGCTGCGCCGATCCGCGTGCAGGACGTGCTGTTCACCGAGTTCGTCGTGCAGTGA
- the fliM gene encoding flagellar motor switch protein FliM, protein MSHEEFMSQEEVDALLKGVTGESDTESDQGDRTGVRPYNIATQERIVRGRMPGLEIINDRFARLLRVGIFNFMRRSAEISVGPVKVQKYSEFTRNLPIPTNLNLVHVKPLRGTSLFVFDPNLVFFVVDNLFGGDGRFHTRVEGRDFTQTEQRIITKLLNLTFEHYTASWKSVRPLQFEYVRSEMHTQFANVATPNEIVIVTQFSIEFGSTGGTLHICMPYSMIEPIRDILSSPIQGEAVDVDRRWVRVLSQQVQAAEVQLTADLAQVPITFEQILNMRKGDVLPINIPEHITAKVDGVPVMECGYGIFNGQYALRVQKMISAADTMKEGGYE, encoded by the coding sequence ATGAGCCATGAAGAGTTCATGTCCCAGGAGGAGGTCGATGCCCTTCTGAAGGGCGTCACCGGCGAATCCGACACGGAATCCGATCAGGGCGACCGCACGGGCGTGCGCCCGTACAACATCGCGACGCAGGAACGCATCGTCCGTGGCCGGATGCCGGGCCTCGAAATCATCAACGACCGCTTCGCGCGCCTGTTGCGCGTCGGTATTTTCAACTTCATGCGGCGCTCGGCGGAAATCTCCGTCGGCCCCGTGAAGGTGCAAAAGTACAGCGAATTCACGCGCAATCTGCCGATCCCGACCAATCTGAACCTGGTTCACGTGAAGCCGCTGCGCGGCACGTCGCTGTTCGTGTTCGACCCGAACCTCGTGTTCTTCGTGGTCGATAACCTGTTCGGCGGCGATGGCCGTTTCCATACGCGCGTCGAAGGTCGCGATTTCACCCAGACCGAGCAGCGCATCATCACGAAGCTGCTCAATCTGACGTTCGAGCATTACACCGCGTCGTGGAAAAGCGTGCGCCCGCTGCAGTTCGAATACGTGCGCTCGGAAATGCACACGCAGTTCGCCAACGTCGCGACGCCGAACGAAATCGTCATCGTCACGCAGTTCTCGATCGAGTTCGGCTCGACGGGCGGCACTCTGCACATCTGCATGCCCTACTCGATGATCGAACCGATCCGCGACATCCTCTCGTCGCCGATTCAGGGCGAGGCGGTGGACGTCGACCGCCGCTGGGTACGCGTGCTATCGCAGCAGGTGCAGGCTGCCGAAGTGCAGCTCACCGCCGACCTCGCGCAGGTGCCTATCACGTTCGAACAGATCCTGAACATGCGCAAAGGCGATGTTCTGCCGATCAACATCCCCGAGCACATCACCGCGAAAGTCGACGGCGTACCGGTGATGGAATGCGGCTACGGAATTTTCAATGGTCAGTACGCGTTGCGGGTCCAGAAGATGATCAGCGCAGCCGACACGATGAAGGAAGGTGGATATGAGTGA
- the fliI gene encoding flagellar protein export ATPase FliI → MVKPTLEEIRASDLTPLERELALASFGAEALADVESVSTAGSADAAPPASAGADPATGAAASRESAATDEAARATSAAHPPHAPSYDPALDINPHMQAWRAQLDAVRARNAIAKPLRACGRLTRAAGLVLEAVGLRLSVGAEVMIELPPGSSLPMAEAEVVGFSGDKLFLMPTTEVIGLLPGARVYPLESAPIADPLAGAKRLPVGWELLGRVLDASGRPLDGLGPLGTQTDAPLSAPVINPLNREPIHKVLDVGVRAINSLLTVGRGQRMGLFAGSGVGKSVLLGTMARYTSAEVIVIGLIGERGREVKEFIEQILGEEGLARSVVIAAPADVSPLLRMQAAAYSTSLAEFFRDQGKHVLLLMDSLTRYAMAQREIALAIGEPPATKGYPPSVFAKLPALVERTGNGPAGGGSITAFYTVLTEGDDQQDPIADSARAILDGHIVLSRSLAEAGHYPAIDIEASISRAMTALIDDNHLNKTRMFKQMLSRYQRNRDLINVGAYSSGRDAVLDRAIALYPRMEAFLQQGFRECANFQPSVDMLNALFA, encoded by the coding sequence GTGGTGAAGCCGACGCTCGAAGAAATCCGCGCAAGCGATCTGACGCCGCTCGAACGCGAGCTCGCGTTGGCATCGTTCGGCGCCGAGGCGCTGGCGGATGTCGAATCGGTCAGTACCGCCGGGTCCGCGGATGCGGCACCGCCCGCTTCGGCCGGGGCGGATCCAGCGACCGGCGCGGCAGCGAGCCGCGAGTCCGCCGCGACGGACGAGGCTGCGCGCGCGACTTCCGCCGCTCACCCGCCGCACGCGCCGTCCTACGATCCCGCGCTCGACATCAACCCCCACATGCAGGCATGGCGCGCCCAGCTCGACGCGGTGCGCGCGCGCAACGCGATCGCGAAGCCGCTGCGCGCGTGCGGACGTCTGACCCGCGCGGCCGGTCTCGTGCTCGAAGCGGTCGGCCTGCGTCTGTCGGTCGGCGCCGAAGTGATGATCGAGCTGCCGCCCGGCAGTTCGCTGCCGATGGCCGAAGCCGAAGTGGTCGGTTTCTCCGGCGACAAGCTGTTCCTGATGCCGACCACCGAAGTGATCGGCCTGTTGCCCGGCGCGCGCGTCTATCCGCTCGAAAGCGCGCCGATCGCCGATCCGCTCGCGGGCGCGAAGCGTCTGCCGGTCGGCTGGGAATTGCTCGGCCGCGTGCTCGATGCATCGGGCCGCCCGCTCGACGGACTCGGCCCGCTCGGCACGCAAACCGATGCGCCGCTATCCGCGCCCGTCATCAATCCGCTCAATCGCGAACCGATTCACAAGGTGCTCGACGTCGGCGTGCGCGCGATCAACTCGCTCCTGACCGTCGGCCGTGGTCAGCGCATGGGGCTGTTCGCGGGCTCCGGCGTCGGTAAATCGGTGCTGCTCGGCACGATGGCGCGCTACACCAGCGCCGAGGTGATCGTGATCGGTCTGATCGGCGAACGCGGCCGCGAAGTGAAGGAATTCATCGAACAGATTCTCGGCGAGGAAGGCTTGGCGCGCTCGGTCGTGATCGCCGCGCCGGCCGACGTGTCGCCGCTCCTGCGGATGCAGGCCGCCGCGTACTCGACGTCGCTCGCCGAATTCTTCCGCGACCAGGGCAAGCACGTGCTGCTGCTGATGGACTCGCTGACCCGCTATGCGATGGCGCAGCGCGAGATCGCGCTGGCGATCGGCGAGCCGCCCGCGACCAAGGGCTATCCGCCGTCGGTGTTCGCGAAGCTGCCGGCGCTCGTCGAGCGCACCGGCAACGGGCCGGCGGGCGGCGGCTCGATCACCGCGTTCTACACGGTGCTCACCGAAGGCGACGACCAGCAGGACCCGATCGCCGACTCGGCGCGCGCGATTCTCGACGGCCATATCGTGCTGTCGCGCTCGCTCGCCGAAGCCGGCCACTACCCGGCGATCGATATCGAAGCGTCGATTAGCCGGGCAATGACCGCGTTGATCGACGATAACCATCTGAATAAAACGCGTATGTTCAAGCAGATGCTGTCGCGCTATCAGCGCAACCGCGATCTGATCAACGTCGGCGCGTATTCGAGCGGGCGCGATGCGGTGCTCGACCGCGCGATCGCGCTGTATCCGCGGATGGAAGCGTTCCTGCAGCAAGGCTTTCGCGAGTGCGCGAACTTCCAGCCGAGCGTCGACATGCTGAACGCGCTGTTTGCTTAG
- a CDS encoding flagellar hook-length control protein FliK produces MSLLSQIGSQLNSLLGTSGNASSSAAASAALNSSPFAQTLQQSIDQQNSANQQQASSSTASQPSAPSVPKAPQASTPAPSQQSASSSQNGSGTTDSSASSTSSASSTTSSAQTQQTSNSQSTSTQAKQHDTKAQTDAGALAAAAAAAAAAAQAQAQVQAQATANNTNANATSTADTASSAADAVSALAGTTATAVAGTVASGQGAADPKSLQDALHSALAALSSGQGAVPAQALATGAAAKAASVSSAAGGLGSTKTGLSATSDNKTAASGLFGDSKGASTTHSTSTTATAAATTLADPTAAKSAADVLSAAAATSGQADNLASVRSAADAANAALAATQAAANAASTTTAAQSTGNASAAAAANALTPQVGTSDWEDALGQKVVFLSNAHSQSAELTLNPKDLGPLQVVLQVADNHAHALFVSQHQSVREAVEAALPKLREAMESNGIGLGSASVSDGFARQSGQQQQSAGAGGSGGKGGGGGSLAGDSSSDSGDTVASVAVTQQVGLVDTFA; encoded by the coding sequence ATGTCGCTCCTTTCACAGATTGGCTCACAACTGAACTCGCTGCTCGGCACGAGCGGCAATGCGTCGAGCAGCGCGGCCGCGAGCGCCGCACTCAACTCGAGCCCGTTCGCGCAGACCTTGCAGCAGAGCATCGACCAGCAGAACAGCGCGAATCAACAGCAGGCGAGTTCGTCGACGGCGTCGCAACCCTCGGCGCCGAGCGTGCCCAAGGCGCCGCAGGCGTCCACGCCCGCTCCCTCGCAGCAGAGCGCGAGCAGCAGCCAGAACGGCAGTGGCACGACGGACAGCAGCGCGTCGTCCACGTCGAGCGCATCGTCCACGACGTCGTCAGCGCAAACGCAGCAGACATCGAACAGCCAGTCGACCAGCACGCAGGCGAAGCAGCACGACACGAAGGCGCAGACGGACGCGGGCGCGCTCGCCGCCGCAGCGGCTGCCGCGGCGGCCGCCGCCCAGGCTCAGGCGCAAGTGCAGGCTCAGGCCACCGCCAACAACACCAACGCGAACGCGACCAGCACGGCCGATACCGCAAGCTCCGCCGCCGATGCGGTGAGCGCGCTGGCCGGCACGACCGCGACCGCAGTCGCCGGCACCGTGGCAAGCGGGCAAGGTGCGGCCGATCCGAAGTCGCTGCAGGATGCGTTGCACAGTGCGCTGGCCGCGCTGTCGAGCGGCCAGGGCGCGGTACCCGCGCAGGCGCTCGCAACCGGCGCGGCTGCGAAAGCCGCGAGCGTGTCGAGCGCGGCGGGCGGTCTGGGCAGCACGAAAACCGGCCTGAGCGCCACCTCGGACAACAAGACGGCCGCAAGCGGCCTGTTTGGCGACAGCAAGGGCGCCTCGACCACGCACTCCACGTCGACGACGGCGACGGCCGCCGCGACCACGCTTGCCGATCCGACGGCAGCGAAGTCGGCCGCCGATGTACTGAGCGCCGCGGCCGCGACGAGCGGGCAGGCGGATAACCTCGCGTCGGTGCGCAGCGCGGCCGATGCGGCGAACGCCGCGCTGGCCGCGACGCAGGCGGCAGCGAACGCCGCGAGCACGACGACGGCGGCGCAGAGCACCGGTAACGCGAGCGCGGCCGCTGCTGCGAATGCGCTGACGCCGCAGGTCGGCACGAGCGACTGGGAAGACGCGCTGGGCCAGAAGGTCGTGTTCCTGTCGAATGCGCATTCGCAGAGCGCCGAGCTGACGCTCAATCCCAAGGATCTGGGGCCGTTGCAGGTCGTGTTGCAGGTTGCTGATAACCACGCGCATGCGCTGTTTGTTTCGCAGCACCAGTCGGTGCGGGAGGCGGTTGAGGCGGCGTTGCCGAAGCTTCGTGAGGCGATGGAGTCCAATGGGATTGGGCTGGGGAGTGCGAGTGTGAGTGATGGGTTTGCCCGGCAGAGTGGGCAACAGCAGCAGAGCGCTGGCGCGGGTGGGTCTGGGGGTAAGGGTGGTGGTGGCGGCAGCCTTGCCGGTGATAGCTCCTCGGACTCCGGCGATACCGTGGCTAGTGTTGCCGTGACGCAGCAGGTGGGATTGGTCGATACGTTTGCCTAA
- the fliO gene encoding flagellar biosynthetic protein FliO, translating into MKRPAGRGALLAVSATAFASALAHAADINAVNNAAKIASGAAAGSAVPALGVGAVLQTFVGLAVVIALVFGCAWLARRFGLQPGQRGGLVKTIGGASLGGKERVAVVEIGDTWLVLGAAPGNVRLLHTMPAGSAAADTAALSAAPLSGTFGQRFRDALKGEVGKRFSAHGGGDR; encoded by the coding sequence ATGAAACGCCCGGCTGGTCGCGGCGCGTTGCTCGCGGTGAGCGCGACGGCGTTCGCATCCGCGCTCGCGCACGCCGCCGACATCAACGCGGTCAACAACGCCGCGAAGATCGCATCGGGTGCCGCCGCGGGTAGCGCGGTGCCGGCGCTCGGTGTCGGCGCGGTGCTGCAAACCTTCGTCGGGCTCGCGGTCGTGATCGCGCTCGTGTTCGGCTGCGCGTGGCTCGCGCGCCGCTTCGGCCTGCAACCGGGCCAGCGCGGTGGGCTCGTAAAGACGATCGGCGGCGCTTCGCTCGGCGGCAAGGAGCGCGTCGCGGTCGTCGAGATCGGCGATACGTGGCTCGTGCTTGGCGCTGCGCCCGGCAACGTACGGCTGCTGCATACGATGCCGGCGGGTTCCGCCGCAGCCGATACGGCGGCTCTTTCGGCCGCACCGCTTTCCGGCACCTTTGGTCAACGCTTTCGCGACGCTTTGAAGGGCGAAGTGGGCAAACGTTTCAGCGCGCACGGCGGCGGGGATCGGTAA
- the fliE gene encoding flagellar hook-basal body complex protein FliE, with protein MTMPVNALSSALQQMQTMAAQAAGDANPVAEQSGAATPTNFAAALKASLDKISSDQQTAVSESKAFELGASNVSLNDVMVDMQKANIGFQFGLQVRNKLVTAYNEIAQMSI; from the coding sequence ATGACCATGCCCGTGAACGCGCTATCGTCGGCGCTGCAACAGATGCAGACGATGGCGGCGCAGGCGGCCGGCGACGCGAACCCGGTGGCGGAGCAGTCCGGCGCGGCGACGCCGACCAACTTCGCGGCGGCGCTGAAGGCCTCGCTCGACAAGATCAGCAGCGACCAGCAAACGGCGGTCAGCGAGTCGAAGGCATTCGAGCTCGGTGCGTCGAACGTGTCGCTGAACGACGTGATGGTCGACATGCAGAAGGCCAATATCGGCTTCCAGTTCGGTCTTCAGGTGCGCAACAAGCTGGTCACCGCGTACAACGAAATCGCGCAGATGTCGATCTGA
- the fliG gene encoding flagellar motor switch protein FliG, translating to MSAEGVVKSALLLMSIGEEEAAQVFKFLGPREVQKIGVAMAALKNVTREQVDDVLQEFVREAELHTGMSLDSNEYIRSVLTKALGDDKAGAIIDRILQGSDTSGIEGLKWMDSAAVAELIKNEHPQIIATILVHLDRDQASEIVACFTDRLRNDVLLRIATLDGIQPAALRELDDVLTGLLSGSDNLKRSPMGGIRTAAEILNFMSSNHEEGVLENVRMYDAELAQKIVDQMFVFENLLDLEDRAIQLLLKEVESEALIISLKGAPPALRQKFLSNMSQRAAELLAEDLDARGPVRVSEVETQQRRILQIVRNLAESGQIVLGGKAEDAYV from the coding sequence ATGAGCGCTGAAGGCGTAGTGAAGAGCGCGCTGCTGCTGATGTCGATCGGCGAGGAAGAGGCGGCGCAGGTGTTCAAGTTCCTGGGCCCCCGTGAGGTTCAGAAGATCGGCGTCGCGATGGCCGCGCTGAAGAACGTCACCCGCGAGCAGGTCGACGATGTGCTGCAGGAGTTCGTGCGCGAGGCCGAGCTGCACACCGGCATGTCGCTCGATTCGAACGAGTACATCCGCTCGGTGCTGACCAAGGCGCTCGGCGACGACAAGGCCGGCGCGATCATCGACCGGATCCTGCAGGGCAGCGACACGAGCGGCATCGAAGGCCTGAAGTGGATGGACTCGGCGGCGGTCGCCGAGCTGATCAAGAACGAGCATCCCCAGATCATCGCGACGATCCTCGTGCATCTGGACCGCGACCAGGCCTCGGAAATCGTCGCCTGTTTCACGGACCGCCTGCGCAACGACGTACTGCTGCGGATCGCGACGCTCGATGGCATCCAGCCGGCCGCGCTGCGCGAACTCGACGACGTGCTGACCGGCCTGCTCTCCGGCAGCGACAACCTGAAGCGCAGCCCGATGGGCGGCATCCGCACGGCGGCCGAGATTCTCAACTTCATGTCGAGCAATCACGAGGAAGGCGTGCTCGAAAACGTGCGCATGTACGACGCCGAGCTCGCGCAGAAGATCGTCGACCAGATGTTCGTGTTCGAGAACCTGCTCGACCTCGAAGACCGTGCGATCCAGCTGCTGCTGAAGGAAGTCGAATCCGAGGCGCTGATCATCTCGCTGAAGGGCGCGCCGCCCGCGCTGCGTCAGAAGTTCCTGTCGAACATGTCGCAGCGCGCGGCCGAGCTGCTCGCCGAAGACCTCGACGCGCGCGGCCCGGTGCGCGTGTCCGAAGTCGAGACGCAGCAGCGCCGCATCCTGCAGATCGTGCGCAACCTGGCCGAGAGCGGGCAGATCGTTCTAGGCGGCAAGGCGGAAGACGCATATGTCTGA
- the fliJ gene encoding flagellar export protein FliJ: protein MSKHFPIKTLIGLAQDDVDAAAQRLGRAQRERNDVQAQLDALVQYRDEYYVRFTESAQSGMPAGNMRNFQAFIDTLDAAIEQQRNLLAAASARVEAAKPDWQREKQKLGSYEVLQARGEAAEAKTAARREQRDADEFAARARRLRTDGA, encoded by the coding sequence ATGTCGAAACACTTTCCGATCAAGACACTGATCGGTCTCGCACAGGACGACGTGGACGCCGCCGCGCAGCGGCTCGGGCGCGCGCAGCGCGAGCGCAACGACGTACAGGCGCAACTCGATGCGCTCGTGCAGTACCGCGACGAGTACTACGTGCGCTTCACCGAGAGCGCGCAGTCGGGCATGCCGGCCGGAAACATGCGCAATTTCCAGGCATTTATCGACACGCTCGACGCCGCGATCGAGCAGCAGCGCAATCTGCTCGCGGCGGCGAGCGCGCGCGTCGAGGCCGCGAAGCCCGACTGGCAGCGCGAAAAGCAGAAGCTCGGCTCGTACGAAGTGCTGCAGGCTCGCGGCGAGGCAGCCGAGGCAAAGACCGCCGCGCGGCGCGAGCAACGCGACGCCGATGAATTCGCGGCGCGGGCGCGGCGCTTACGCACCGACGGCGCGTGA